In Terriglobia bacterium, the following proteins share a genomic window:
- the cheB gene encoding chemotaxis-specific protein-glutamate methyltransferase CheB produces MDKVLRTLVVDDSAYVRKVVRQMLGKSPFIDVVGVARDGEEALTLVDQLHPDVVTIDLIMPGMGGLGFIQEQMRRKPLPIVVVSIANEASQLVLDALDAGAIEFVQKPSALATERIFEMSDELIEKVKTAGNVMMSAVRLPDPAGPAASKPQHKPAKKMFPSPVDVIVIGISTGGPQTLKYLLPSFAGDYRIPIAVVLHMPVGYTELYAERLNDACSLAVSEAREGDAIQPGRILIAPAGRHLTLRRDSSAAVQAHIDARPFDTLHRPSVDVLFRSAAETFGGRVLGLVMTGMGDDGKEGAGEIRAKGGIIIAEAEESCVVFGMPRAVIEANLANQVVPLERMFSAIIEVTNGKDPDR; encoded by the coding sequence ATGGATAAGGTTCTACGGACACTGGTGGTGGACGATTCGGCGTATGTCCGGAAAGTCGTCAGGCAGATGCTCGGAAAGAGTCCGTTCATCGATGTCGTCGGAGTAGCGCGCGACGGCGAAGAAGCGTTGACGCTTGTTGATCAATTGCATCCGGATGTGGTGACCATCGACCTGATCATGCCGGGGATGGGTGGGCTTGGCTTCATTCAGGAGCAGATGCGCCGGAAACCGCTGCCGATCGTTGTGGTCAGCATTGCAAATGAGGCCAGCCAGCTGGTTCTCGACGCCCTGGATGCCGGCGCCATTGAGTTCGTTCAAAAGCCTTCCGCGCTCGCGACGGAGAGAATCTTTGAGATGAGCGACGAACTGATCGAGAAGGTGAAGACTGCCGGCAACGTCATGATGTCGGCCGTCAGACTGCCGGACCCTGCCGGCCCGGCCGCTTCGAAGCCGCAGCATAAGCCGGCGAAAAAAATGTTTCCTTCGCCCGTCGACGTCATCGTCATCGGCATTTCCACCGGCGGGCCGCAGACGCTGAAATATCTGCTGCCTTCTTTTGCCGGCGATTACCGCATACCGATCGCGGTAGTCCTGCACATGCCGGTTGGTTATACCGAGCTGTATGCGGAGCGCTTGAACGATGCCTGCAGTCTCGCCGTCTCTGAAGCCCGGGAAGGAGACGCCATCCAGCCCGGCCGGATTCTTATCGCGCCGGCGGGACGTCATCTGACATTGCGCCGGGACAGCTCCGCTGCCGTTCAAGCGCACATCGACGCGCGGCCTTTCGACACGCTGCACCGGCCCTCGGTCGATGTCTTGTTTCGGTCCGCCGCGGAAACTTTTGGCGGCCGCGTTCTGGGTCTCGTGATGACCGGAATGGGCGACGACGGCAAGGAGGGCGCCGGGGAAATCCGGGCAAAGGGCGGTATCATCATTGCAGAGGCCGAGGAAAGCTGCGTCGTTTTTGGAATGCCGCGAGCGGTAATCGAGGCGAACCTGGCCAATCAAGTCGTGCCCCTGGAAAGGATGTTCAGCGCGATCATCGAGGTAA